The following nucleotide sequence is from Candidatus Borkfalkia ceftriaxoniphila.
TATCGACGAATGTCATAGAAGTCAGTTCGGTAAAATGCACGGTGATATTCGCAGAAATTTCCAGAACGCTAACTTTATCGGCTTTACGGGAACACCTATTTTTGAAGAAAACAAAGGAGCAACAGGTCAGACAACGGCAGATATATTTAACGCCGGCAATATGGACGCTTGTTTGCATAAGTATCTTATCAAGGAAGCCATCGCAGACGGCAACGTTTTGAAATTCTCTGTCGAATATCAAAACACATTCAACATTGTTACGACAAACGCAGCCGATATGACGGTAAGGCGTATCGTTCACGAGCAAAGCAATAATCCGAATTTCAATCTCGAAGAATACTGCAAGCGTAACAATATTGATATTTCAAACATTTATAGCGACCAGCAACGTATCGAACTCGTTACAAATAACATTTTGGAACATTACGAAAAGCATACGAAAATCGGTACGGACACCTATACGTCGCTCTTTGCAATTCAGTCAGTACCGCTTCTTCAAAAGTATTACACTGCTTTCAAGAAGTTGAACAAAAAAGGCTTGAAGATTGCGGCAATATTTACTTATGCGGCAAACGAAGATATGGACGAAGGCGCAGACACACCGCAATCGAGAGAGTTTTTGGAACAATGTATCAAGGACTACAACGAAATGTTCTCTGACGGTAAAGAAAAACTGTCTTTCGGTCTTGATACGTTCGACGCTTACCGCAAGGATATTGCGAAACGTTTGAAACAAAAAGAAGTTCCGCAGATTGATATTTTGCTTGTTGTAAATATGTTCTTAACGGGATTTGACTCAAAGCCGCTTAACACGTTATATTTGGATAAGCCTTTATTCTGGCATTCTCTCGTTCAGGCATACAGCCGCACGAACCGTATTTACAAAGAAACAAAGCAGTACGGGCAAATAATCACATTCCGTAATATCAAAGACGAACAGGACAAAGCCCTTAAACTGTTTTCGGGCGATGGCAATCCGAACGCATATTTGCTTGAAAATTACGATTATTACGTTGCCGAATATGCCGACAGAGTTGCAGTCTTGCGTAACATTGCACCGTCTTACGATATTGCGGGCAGATTGCAATCCGAAGACGACCAAAGAAAGTTTATCGTTGCTTTCCGTTTGGTTGCGCAAACGCTTTCTACGTTAAAAACATTCTCAAAATTCGAGTGGAACGACCTTGTAAACGTCCTGGACGAAGACGAGTTCTTGGGATATAAATCGTGGTATCTCTACTACTACGATTTAGCAAAGAAAGATAGAGAGAAAAACGTCAAAACAACGCTTGTCGATATCGACTTCAATATCGAACTTATCCGCACGGATAAAATCAACGTCGTTTACATTCTCAACCTGTTAAAAGACGTAATCAAGAAAGACGAAAACGAGAAAAAACGCTCTATTGACTTGATTTTGCGAGAAATCGAACGTTCAGACAACGAGAGATTGAGAGCAAAACAGGAAATGTTAAAGCGTTTCGTTACGGAAAAGTTTTTCAGTCTTTCGCCGGACGAAGATATCGTAAAAGCATATGAAGAATTTGAAGTTCAACAGCAGAATATGGATATCGAAATGTTTGCAGAAGAAACAGGCATTGACGTCGATACCATCAAGTCATTTATGTCGGAATATCAGTTCAAGCACGTTATCAGTCTTGAAGATATCCGAAAGAGATTAAGTCAAAAAGGATACGGACTACTTAAAACAATCAAATTGTCGTCCGAAATAGAAGAATTTGTTAAAGAACAATACGAAAAATTCAGAGCCGAAGGAGTATAAAATTATGGCAACAGATATCCAACTTCATAAACAACAAGCACAGGAACTTTCTAATAAACTTTGGGCTATCGCAAACGATTTGCGTGGCACTATGGACGCGAGCAAATTTAAGGACTATATTCTCGGCATCATCTTCTACCGTTTCCTTTCCGAAAAGACGGAAAAGTATATGGAAGAAATACTTAAAAACGACGGTATGACTTATGCCGACGCTCTCGCGTCCAACAATGAAGAATTGCTTGCCGCTCTCGACAAGTATTCTCTTGACAGTCTTGGTTATATCATTCGCCCCGAATATAGTTTCGGCTATATCGTCAATATGATTGCGGGTAAATACGACGGCAAAGTATTTTCGGTTGACTATCTCGAAAAAGCCATCGCGTCTATTCAGCAATCTACTCTCGGTCAGAAATCGGAAGCCGCATTTGACGGTATTTTCGACGCAATGGATTTGAAAGATAAAGACTTGGGCAAAGAAGTTTCCGACCGCACAAAGCAAATTGCAAAGGTTATAAACCGTGTAAACGATATTGAGTTTTCCTACGATGACGCTCAATTTGACGTTCTCGGAACGGCTTATATGATTTTGATTGGTCTTTTTGCCTCCGACAGCGGTAAAAAAGGCGGCGAATTCTTTACGCCGAGTGCTGTTTCCGAACTTTGCAGTAAACTTGCGACCGTCGGACTGAAATCCGTTAAAAGTGTTTGCGATCCCACTTGCGGCTCGGCTTCTATGCTTTTGGAAGTTCGCAAAGCAGTTATCGCAAACGGTGGAACGGCAGAACACGCCGTAGGTCATTACTACGGACAAGAACTCAACGGAACAACTTACAACCTTGCTCGTATGAATATGTTAATGCACGACGTTCCGTATCAATACTTCAATCTTTTCAACGACAACACACTTGAAAAGGATAATTTCGGCACGACTAAATTTACCGTTCAGGTTGCAAATCCGCCCTACTCGGCAAAGTGGTCGGCAGCATCTTCATTCCTTGACGATCCACGTTTCAGCGGCGCAGGAAAACTTGCTCCGTCAAGCAAAGCGGACTTCGCTTTTGTTGAACATATGGTTTATCATATGGACGATGACGGACGTGTTGCGGTTCTTCTGCCGCATGGCGTTTTGTTCCGTGGCGGAAGTGAAGATACTATCCGCAGATATTTGATAAAGGATTTGAACGTTCTCGATGCCGTAATCGGTTTACCCGCAAACCTTTTCCACGGCACGGGTATTCCCGTATGCTGCCTTGTTTTGCGTAAATACCGTAACGGCAACGCCGGCAACATTTGCTTTATCGACGCAAGTAAGTATTTTACGCCGGGCAAAAATATGAACCAACTTTCTTCTGACGATATCGACCGTATCGTAAATGCCTACGTTGAGCGTAAAGATATAGATAAATTCTGCCACGTTGCGACTATGGAAGAAATCGAAAGTAACGATTATAACCTTAACATACCCCGTTACGTTGATACGTTTGAAGAGGAAGAAGAAATTGATATCAAAGCCGTTATGGCGGAAATAAAAGACCTTGAAAGCCAACGTGCAAGTCTTGACGCGGAGATTGACAAATACCTGAAAGAACTCGGAATTTTGGAGGACTAATTATGTCGAAAAGCAACGAAACAACCCCTAATGTTCCAACTTTGAGATTTCCTAATTACAGTGGCGAATGGCAAGTTTCGTCTATGGGCAAGGTCTGCACTTTCCGTAAAGGATACGGCATTTCAAAGGAAAATTTGTCAAGTGACGGAACTCCGTGCATTCTATATGGAGAACTTTATACGACGTATAAAACCGCAATCGCAAAAAGAATAAAAAGCAAAACGAGTTTAGATCCAACTACGTTATTTCACAGCAAAAAGAACGATGTAATTATTCCTTGTTCCGGTGAAACAGCCGAAGATATTGCGACGTCAGTCTGCATTCCTTACGACGATATTTTACTGGGTGGCGATTTAACCGTTATTCGCAGCGATTTAGACGGTGCATTTTTGAGCAATCAAATAAATTCGGTCAGAAAATATGATATTGCACGAATAGCACAAGGAAAATCAATAGTCCATTTGCAAGCAGATGAACTGAAAAAGATTTTTATTGCATACCCAACCATCGAGGAGCAACAAAAAATATCGGGGTTCATTGATAAAATTGACGAGCGCATAGAAGTCCAAAACAAAATCATTAGCAAGTATGAAACCCTAATTAAAGGAATTATAGATTGTTTACTCAATAAAAAAGAAGACAATTATTATACGTTTAAGGATTTATATCTGAAAGCAGGTGAAGGCGGAACGCCTACGACAGATAATGATAGTTACTACGAAAATGGAACAATACCATTTATCAAAATAGATGACTTATCTCAAAAATATATAAAAAGAAATTCAGATTACATAACGTATTTGGGACTAGAAAAATCGGCGGCTTGGCTTATTCCGTCTAACTCTGTGATTTTTTCTAATGGCGCTACAATCGGGCGAATTTCCATAAACACATATCCCATTGCGACAAAACAAGGCGTTTTAGGTATCGTCCCATCGCCTATTGTTATGACGGAATATCTCTATTACTATATGAAAACAACCTATTTTAGGGGGCAAGTTAGACGTATTACCGTCAAGGGGACTATGGATTGTGCATATTTGAAAGATTTGAACAGCATTATCTGTCATATTCCAGAGATAAATCATCAAGAAAAGAGAATTGCTCTTTTAACTGTTTTAGATGAAAAAATCGCTTGTGAAAGGATGCTATTACAGAAATTAAAAGAGCAGAAAAAATATCTGCTCTCAAAAATGTTTATATAAACATTGACTGTAAGAGAAATGCTTTTTGCTTTTGCAAAGCCGAAAGCATTTCTTTTTCTATTTCAACCTTTTGTTCATAGGCATCAAGCACTTTTGCAATCCTTATTCTCAACGCTGAATTTGGATAATAAATTCGTTCACAAGAATAATCTTTGAAATATATATGCGGAATGCCAGAACCGACTTTATATTTATCAAAATCAATCGACAGCATTGCAAAATACAAATACCTTGCGTCATCGGCATTGTTAGGGATTAAAACAACAGACGTTCCAACAACAGAATATTTACCCTCGGCATATTGAATTTTCCCTGCTTTTGAACCGTCTTTCAATACCAAGATACCGTCTTCTTCAAATTGATATTTGTTAATGGTTGCTATTATTCCACTCGCACCAAAAACTTTATATTTGCCGTTATAATATGTTGCGACTTCATTTTCTTGCAATGTTGAAGTCTTACATTTTACTAAATCGAACAAACAAACCGATTTATCGTGTCTAAAGATTTTATCGCAAAGTCCTTTAATTAGGGTTTCATACTTGCTAATGATTTTGTTTTGGACTTCTATGCGCTCGTCAATTTTATCAATGAACCCCGATATTTTTTGTTGCTCCTCGATGGTTGGGTATGCAATAAAAATCTTTTTCAGTTCATCTGCTTGCAAATGGACTATTGATTTNGCTTTAAGATTTCATAAAGGTCTTTAATCATCGGAATATCTCGCATTGACGTTGCTGTCTTAGGCGTGTCAATTAACAGTTCCGTCTTCTTTATGCCGTTTTCCTTAACATAAATCCGCTGGATTGTTTTCCTGATATGTATAACACCGTTTTCCGTGTCGATATCATCCCAAGTTAAAGCACATATTTCGCCGATACGAATGCCCGTGCTTAAACAAATGAAGATACCGAGATTGCGAAACGTGAAGTTATCTTCTACAAACCGCATAATTTTCTTTTGGTTTGTGATGGATAACACTTCAAGTTCCTGCCGTTCCCGATCTGTCGGGAAGATAACGTCAATCGGAGCATAGACACAATAGTTTTTCTTTGCCCCGAATTTAAGAATCATCCGCAAAACGATAAGCATATCTTTAATCGTTTTTTGCGAAAGCCCTCCGTTCAACTTCTGCAAGACAAAATCTTGCACGTCCTTTTCGGTAACTGCTGTGAGATTACCGAACGCCGGCTGTAAGTGTGTTTCAACGATAAGAGAGTATGCTGCAAACGTTGATTTCTTCACGAACTGCCTTTTTTCTTCCTTCCATAAGCCTGCTATTTGGCTTATGTTTTTTTCTGTGACCATAATCGTTTTACCTCCTTGAAAATAGTCCACATAAATTTTAGTAAATTATTGAAGAAAGAAAATACGTTTAGGGACAGCGCACTCTCAATTAGTGATAAAAACGATAGCAAAATTTCGATAACTAATGAAAATATTAGCGATTTTCTATGTTTTATGATTTTGTTTTGGACTTGTATTCGTTTTGTTAAACATCCAATAAAATCACTTATTTTTAATTGTTCTGTTTCGCTCGGTAAAGAAAGTGGATATTGCATTATAAAGTTTTTATCTCCACGGGGCATTTTTGAGCCTTTAACAGAACTCATTACGTAATTTATGAAATTATCATTAGCAAGCACATAATAAAGAAATTTGGGATTTATAGTCTTGCTGTTAAACACCAACACGTCCGCATTGCATACTCCGTCAAAATCTGCAAAACATACTTTTTTGAGATAAGGACGAATATTCCCCATAAGAATATCGTTTTTATTGAACCCATCACCCGAAATGTACTCTGCGGATATAAATCTCTCTACTCCTTGAAAATTTTGCATAATATTTTCCGTGGAAACATAGTTTTTCTTTTCGGTAGTCCTACGGATTTTCCTATATTCACAAACATTTTTAAGAGTTGTACTTTGCCAATTTGTTGTAAATTCGTTGAATCTCAAAGTTGGAACTTTTGAGAAATTATGTTTGTTATGTTCCAACTTTGAGATTCAAATCGTTTGAGCAAGAATGGGAATATTCAACCATAGGAAAATGCTCAATATCTCTTGAATACGGAATGAATGCGGCTGCGGTAAAATATGACGGAAAACATAAATATATCCGAATAACAGATATCGACGAAGAAACGAGTGCTTTTATACCTAATCCATTATCTTCACCCGATGGCGAATTTGAGCAAAAATATCTTGTAAAAGAAAACGACATCCTTTTTGCAAGAACAGGTGCAAGCGTTGGAAAAAGTTACTTATATAACCCTAACGATGGCGAATTATATTTCGCAGGATTTTTGATTCGCGCGAGAATAAAACCAGAATATAACGGAACTTTCATTTATTATCAAACCAAAAGCAAAAAGTATGATAGATGGGTTAAATTAACGTCTATGAGGTCAGGACAACCCGGCATAAATTCGCAAGAATATTCAGGTTACCCGATTGCAATTACAGGCAAAGTCGAACAGGATAAAATTGCTGATTTTCTTCAACTGATTGATAATAGAATCGCTGTCCAAAACAAAATCATAAAACATAGAAAATCGCTAATATTTTCATTAGTTATCGAAATTTTGCTATCGTTTTTATCACTAATTGAGAGTGCGCTGTCCCTAAACGTATTTTCTTTCTTCAATAATTTACTAAAATTTATGTGGACTATTTTCAAGGAGGTAAAACGATTATGGTCACAGAAAAAAACATAAGCCAAATAGCAGGCTTATGGAAGGAAGAAAAAAGGCAGTTCGTGAAGAAATCAACGTTTGCAGCATACTCTCTTATCGTTGAAACACACTTACAGCCGGCGTTCGGTAATCTCACAGCAGTTACCGAAAAGGACGTGCAAGATTTTGTCTTGCAGAAGTTGAACGGAGGGCTTTCGCAAAAAACGATTAAAGATATGCTTATCGTTTTGCGGATGATTCTTAAATTCGGGGCAAAGAAAAACTATTGTGTCTATGCTCCGATTGACGTTATCTTCCCGACAGATCGGGAACGGCAGGAACTTGAAGTGTTATCCATCACAAACCAAAAGAAAATTATGCGGTTTGTAGAAGATAACTTCACGTTTCGCAATCTCGGTATCTTCATTTGTTTAAGCACGGGCATTCGTATCGGCGAAATATGTGCTTTAACTTGGGATGATATCGACACGGAAAACGGTGTTATACATATCAGGAAAACAATCCAGCGGATTTATGTTAAGGAAAACGGCATAAAGAAGACGGAACTGTTAATTGACACGCCTAAGACAGCAACGTCAATGCGAGATATTCCGATGATTAAAGACCTTTATGAAATCTTAAAGCCACTAAAAAAGGTCGTCAACAACGATTAT
It contains:
- a CDS encoding restriction endonuclease subunit S is translated as MRNYVCYVPTLRFKSFEQEWEYSTIGKCSISLEYGMNAAAVKYDGKHKYIRITDIDEETSAFIPNPLSSPDGEFEQKYLVKENDILFARTGASVGKSYLYNPNDGELYFAGFLIRARIKPEYNGTFIYYQTKSKKYDRWVKLTSMRSGQPGINSQEYSGYPIAITGKVEQDKIADFLQLIDNRIAVQNKIIKHRKSLIFSLVIEILLSFLSLIESALSLNVFSFFNNLLKFMWTIFKEVKRLWSQKKT
- a CDS encoding restriction endonuclease subunit S produces the protein MQADELKKIFIAYPTIEEQQKISGFIDKIDERIEVQNKIISKYETLIKGLCDKIFRHDKSVCLFDLVKCKTSTLQENEVATYYNGKYKVFGASGIIATINKYQFEEDGILVLKDGSKAGKIQYAEGKYSVVGTSVVLIPNNADDARYLYFAMLSIDFDKYKVGSGIPHIYFKDYSCERIYYPNSALRIRIAKVLDAYEQKVEIEKEMLSALQKQKAFLLQSMFI
- a CDS encoding restriction endonuclease subunit S, producing the protein MEHNKHNFSKVPTLRFNEFTTNWQSTTLKNVCEYRKIRRTTEKKNYVSTENIMQNFQGVERFISAEYISGDGFNKNDILMGNIRPYLKKVCFADFDGVCNADVLVFNSKTINPKFLYYVLANDNFINYVMSSVKGSKMPRGDKNFIMQYPLSLPSETEQLKISDFIGCLTKRIQVQNKIIKHRKSLIFSLVIEILLSFLSLIESALSLNVFSFFNNLLKFMWTIFKEVKRLWSQKKT
- a CDS encoding type I restriction endonuclease subunit R, with the protein product MAISEYEVENLFIERLGTIGYKYVELKNYTEVMLNFKTQLEEFNKEEIIKGKGVAELSIAEFDRLRTQIENKTVYESAKILRDKQVLELDNGKRIYIEFLSKDIDRNIYQVTHQVTMDKDHMNEVVYKNRYDVTVLINGLPLVQIELKRPGVEINEAINQINRYRRYSFRGLFHFIQCFVVSNSIQTKYFANENETNADGTYKAILKSLAFFWTDANNERINQLNEFTDDFFTKFNITALLTDYTVLQDTMKNIIVMRPYQIYATKAVLRRVLEENRNGYVWHTTGSGKTLTSFKCASLLRDNGRIDKVFFLVDRKDLDDQTVDEYNSFEEDCVDNTDSTAELIKRLKNSGEKMLVTTIQKLACALRNEKYKAIMETYKTKKCVFVIDECHRSQFGKMHGDIRRNFQNANFIGFTGTPIFEENKGATGQTTADIFNAGNMDACLHKYLIKEAIADGNVLKFSVEYQNTFNIVTTNAADMTVRRIVHEQSNNPNFNLEEYCKRNNIDISNIYSDQQRIELVTNNILEHYEKHTKIGTDTYTSLFAIQSVPLLQKYYTAFKKLNKKGLKIAAIFTYAANEDMDEGADTPQSREFLEQCIKDYNEMFSDGKEKLSFGLDTFDAYRKDIAKRLKQKEVPQIDILLVVNMFLTGFDSKPLNTLYLDKPLFWHSLVQAYSRTNRIYKETKQYGQIITFRNIKDEQDKALKLFSGDGNPNAYLLENYDYYVAEYADRVAVLRNIAPSYDIAGRLQSEDDQRKFIVAFRLVAQTLSTLKTFSKFEWNDLVNVLDEDEFLGYKSWYLYYYDLAKKDREKNVKTTLVDIDFNIELIRTDKINVVYILNLLKDVIKKDENEKKRSIDLILREIERSDNERLRAKQEMLKRFVTEKFFSLSPDEDIVKAYEEFEVQQQNMDIEMFAEETGIDVDTIKSFMSEYQFKHVISLEDIRKRLSQKGYGLLKTIKLSSEIEEFVKEQYEKFRAEGV
- a CDS encoding type I restriction-modification system subunit M; the encoded protein is MATDIQLHKQQAQELSNKLWAIANDLRGTMDASKFKDYILGIIFYRFLSEKTEKYMEEILKNDGMTYADALASNNEELLAALDKYSLDSLGYIIRPEYSFGYIVNMIAGKYDGKVFSVDYLEKAIASIQQSTLGQKSEAAFDGIFDAMDLKDKDLGKEVSDRTKQIAKVINRVNDIEFSYDDAQFDVLGTAYMILIGLFASDSGKKGGEFFTPSAVSELCSKLATVGLKSVKSVCDPTCGSASMLLEVRKAVIANGGTAEHAVGHYYGQELNGTTYNLARMNMLMHDVPYQYFNLFNDNTLEKDNFGTTKFTVQVANPPYSAKWSAASSFLDDPRFSGAGKLAPSSKADFAFVEHMVYHMDDDGRVAVLLPHGVLFRGGSEDTIRRYLIKDLNVLDAVIGLPANLFHGTGIPVCCLVLRKYRNGNAGNICFIDASKYFTPGKNMNQLSSDDIDRIVNAYVERKDIDKFCHVATMEEIESNDYNLNIPRYVDTFEEEEEIDIKAVMAEIKDLESQRASLDAEIDKYLKELGILED
- a CDS encoding tyrosine-type recombinase/integrase, with the translated sequence MVTEKNISQIAGLWKEEKRQFVKKSTFAAYSLIVETHLQPAFGNLTAVTEKDVQDFVLQKLNGGLSQKTIKDMLIVLRMILKFGAKKNYCVYAPIDVIFPTDRERQELEVLSITNQKKIMRFVEDNFTFRNLGIFICLSTGIRIGEICALTWDDIDTENGVIHIRKTIQRIYVKENGIKKTELLIDTPKTATSMRDIPMIKDLYEILKXNQ
- a CDS encoding restriction endonuclease subunit S gives rise to the protein MSKSNETTPNVPTLRFPNYSGEWQVSSMGKVCTFRKGYGISKENLSSDGTPCILYGELYTTYKTAIAKRIKSKTSLDPTTLFHSKKNDVIIPCSGETAEDIATSVCIPYDDILLGGDLTVIRSDLDGAFLSNQINSVRKYDIARIAQGKSIVHLQADELKKIFIAYPTIEEQQKISGFIDKIDERIEVQNKIISKYETLIKGIIDCLLNKKEDNYYTFKDLYLKAGEGGTPTTDNDSYYENGTIPFIKIDDLSQKYIKRNSDYITYLGLEKSAAWLIPSNSVIFSNGATIGRISINTYPIATKQGVLGIVPSPIVMTEYLYYYMKTTYFRGQVRRITVKGTMDCAYLKDLNSIICHIPEINHQEKRIALLTVLDEKIACERMLLQKLKEQKKYLLSKMFI
- a CDS encoding tyrosine-type recombinase/integrase, whose protein sequence is MVTEKNISQIAGLWKEEKRQFVKKSTFAAYSLIVETHLQPAFGNLTAVTEKDVQDFVLQKLNGGLSQKTIKDMLIVLRMILKFGAKKNYCVYAPIDVIFPTDRERQELEVLSITNQKKIMRFVEDNFTFRNLGIFICLSTGIRIGEICALTWDDIDTENGVIHIRKTIQRIYVKENGIKKTELLIDTPKTATSMRDIPMIKDLYEILKPLKKVVNNDYFVLTNEATPTEPRTYRNYYKKLLDKLGIPPIKFHGLRHSFATRCIESKCDYKTVSVILGHSNISTTLNLYVHPNYEQKKKCIDKMFRKIKNT